The Toxorhynchites rutilus septentrionalis strain SRP chromosome 3, ASM2978413v1, whole genome shotgun sequence genome includes a region encoding these proteins:
- the LOC129778495 gene encoding uncharacterized protein LOC129778495, giving the protein MQRRHRINFTEVLCRFLQLRTDQPFYIRKNRPLDILAACRILEPIKKVIEGVHEHGDNNLRDAADEYLFDQHPVKTVVRMMGSGELVSNDESLFALAYMARVFSAGDEKHMVYEQIPTLIATSRDLFIFVIFYRALYRTDTEDDSLVKGKGFGDGMKKALWKWYDKYSAKELAELLAVDSSWQKWRHKDILRMVHINLKDASKRAVIDEYIGKGRKYQKRRKIVAPPVLPVQEEESINNQIENRDLAEGIPEPQAIFVPVDEPINNQLENRDRAEGFPESRPDSRANLDQKEEAINNQLANINMGESIPEPRPDPRVNIGSEEEAISNRLANLDVGKNDPEPQADSTKSGEGMAGSSSNENNTSEEKNVPLSDSEHSGEESVGCYLEDSTSESTESTEKYIPKAKPSGSKEGRHMTKNDKRQLKIRKKKRLEKKQKNQKKRGKAKKQAKTKHQGKQNAKLSAQKPRITEAMS; this is encoded by the exons atgCAG AGACGGCATAGGATAAATTTCACCGAAGTGCTTTGTCGCTTTCTCCAACTGAGAACTGACCAGCCATTCTACATCCGAAAGAACCGACCATTGGATATTCTTGCGGCTTGTCGCATCCTAGAACCGATCAAAAAAGTGATTGAAGGAGTCCATGAGCACGGTGATAACAATCTACGAGATGCGGCAGACGAATACCTCTTTGATCAACATCCAGTGAAAACGGTCGTGAGG ATGATGGGTAGTGGCGAGCTGGTGAGCAACGATGAGAGTCTCTTCGCTCTAGCATATATGGCTAGAGTCTTCTCCGCAGGTGATGAGAAACACATGGTGTATGAACAAATACCCACTCTGATTGCAACTTCCCGAGATCTGTTTATCTTCGTTATCTTTTATCGTGCGTTGTACAGAACAGATACTGAGGACGATAGTTTAGTAAAAGGCAAAG GATTCGGCGATGGAATGAAGAAAGCGCTTTGGAAATGGTACGATAAATACTCAGCAAAAGAATTAGCAGAATTGTTGGCTGTTGATTCCAGCTGGCAAAAATGGCGCCATAAAGATATTTTGAGAATGGTGCACATCAACTTGAAAGATGCTTCTAAAAGAGCGGTAATTGATGAGTACATAGGAAAAGGCAGGAAGTATCAAAAGAGGCGAAAAATTGTGGCCCCGCCAGTCCTACCAGTGCAAGAGGAAGAGTCGATCAACAATCAAATAGAAAATCGTGATTTGGCAGAGGGCATTCCCGAACCACAAGCAATCTTCGTACCAGTGGATGAGCCGATCAATAATCAATtagaaaatcgcgatcgggcAGAGGGCTTTCCCGAATCACGGCCAGATTCACGGGCGAACCTCGATCAAAAGGAAGAGGCGATCAACAATCAATTAGCAAATATTAATATGGGAGAAAGCATTCCGGAGCCACGGCCAGATCCACGAGTGAACATTGGATCAGAGGAAGAGGCGATCAGCAATCGATTAGCGAATCTTGATGTGGGAAAAAACGATCCCGAACCACAGGCGGATTCAACAAAGTCTGGGGAAGGAATGGCAGGTTCATCGTCCAATGAAAACAATACttcagaagaaaaaaatgtaccATTATCGGATAGCGAGCATTCTGGAGAGGAGTCAGTAGGTTGCTATCTGGAAGACTCAACATCGGAATCAACAGAATCGACAGAAAAGTACATTCCAAAAGCAAAACCATCTGGAAGCAAAGAAGGCCGACATATGacaaaaaatgacaaacgacaattgaaaattagaaagaaaaaaagacttgaaaagaaacaaaaaaatcaaaagaagcGAGGAAAAGCAAAAAAACAGGCCAAGACAAAGCATCAAGGCAAACAAAATGCTAAATTATCGGCACAAAAGCCTCGGATTACCGAGGCGATGTCGTAA